Genomic DNA from Mycobacteroides chelonae CCUG 47445:
TCGTTCACATCGCGGATGAGCGCGTATTCGATGGACACCCGCCGTCCGGTGATATCGGCGTAGTACCGCGCGGCATCGAGCACCTCGCTGATGGCCCACCGGGTATTGACGGGCACCAGGGTGTCGCGCAGCTCGTCGTCCGGGCAGTGCAACGACACCGCCAGAGTGACCCCTAGTCCCTCGTCGGCAAGTTTGCGAATGGCCGGCGCCAGCCCCACTGTCGAGACCGTGACACCACGCTGCGAAATACCGAATCCGTCGGGGGGCGGCGCGGTGATCTTGCGCAGCACCGTGAGCACCCGGTTGTAATTGGCCAGGGGCTCACCCATGCCCATGAAGACGATGTTCGACAACCGGCCGGGCCCGCCCGGCAGCTCGCCGTCGCGCAATGTGGCCGCGGCATCGCGAACCTGCTCCAGGATCTCGGCGGCCGAGAGGTTGCGCGTCAGTCCACCCTGGCCGGTGGCGCAGAACGGGCAGGCCATCCCGCACCCGGCCTGCGAAGAGATGCACAGCGTGTTGCGGTCGGTGTAGCGCATGAGTACGGACTCGACGGTGCTGCCGTCGTGTAAGCGCCACAAGGTCTTTCGAGTATCCCCGGAATCGCAGGCCACCTGGCGCAGCGGATGAAGCAGCCGGGGAAACAGCGCCTCGCCCACGCCATCGCGCGCACCTGCTGGAAGGTCCGTCATTGCCGCGGGGTCGCCCACCAGCCGTCCGTAGTATTGGTTGGCGATCTGCTTGGCACGAAACGCCGGAAGCCCCAATGCGGTCACAGCCTCACGCGTCTGCTCGGCCGTCATATCCGCCAGGTGACGCGGCGGCATGGCCCGACGCGGCGCGTCGAAAACCAGCGGCAGGGACCCTTTATCGGCAGACATA
This window encodes:
- the rlmN gene encoding 23S rRNA (adenine(2503)-C(2))-methyltransferase RlmN; the protein is MSADKGSLPLVFDAPRRAMPPRHLADMTAEQTREAVTALGLPAFRAKQIANQYYGRLVGDPAAMTDLPAGARDGVGEALFPRLLHPLRQVACDSGDTRKTLWRLHDGSTVESVLMRYTDRNTLCISSQAGCGMACPFCATGQGGLTRNLSAAEILEQVRDAAATLRDGELPGGPGRLSNIVFMGMGEPLANYNRVLTVLRKITAPPPDGFGISQRGVTVSTVGLAPAIRKLADEGLGVTLAVSLHCPDDELRDTLVPVNTRWAISEVLDAARYYADITGRRVSIEYALIRDVNDQPWRADMLGKKLRKALGQLVHVNLIPLNPTPGSQWDASPKPVEREFVRRVREQGVSCTVRDTRGREIAAACGQLAASER